One genomic window of Bartonella sp. HY038 includes the following:
- a CDS encoding NADP-dependent malic enzyme gives MTTKSGKKKLSELEEAALFFHQYPKPGKLEIHATKPLGNQRDLALAYSPGVAAPCLAIHDDPNLAAQYTSRANLVAVISNGTAVLGLGNIGPLASKPVMEGKAVLFKKFANIDVFDIEIEAPTIESMVKTISSLEPTFGGINLEDIKAPECFEVEDQLRKIMKIPVFHDDQHGTAIIVAAAVINALSLANKRIEHAKIVTSGAGAAALACLNLLVSLGARRENIWVSDIEGVVFEGRNSLMDRWKEVYAQQTDARTLSEVIKDADIFLGLSAGGVLKPELLKSMAEKPLVMALANPTPEIMPEEARKVRPDAMICTGRSDYPNQVNNVLCFPHIFRGALDVGATAINEEMKRAAVFAIAALAQEETSDTAAKAYSGEVPKFGPDYLIPSPFDNRLILRIAPAVAKAALETGVALRPITDMEHYLEELNRFVFRSGLIMKPVFATAKSSKVKRVIYADGEDERVLRAAQVVLEEKTAIPILIGRPNVIDVRLRRFGLKIRPNEDFELINPDDDPRYRDYVDLFLSYTGRRGVTPEVARTIVRTSTTAIAALAVMRDEADAMICGLGGRFERNLQLVEQIIGLEPGVSGFSALSLLISQRTPIFFTDTYVNQDPTAEELVEIAWLAAQELQGFGIEPKIAFVSHSNFGSKSSKSAEKMRETANLFAQRFPEIEADGEMHGDSALSQSLRDRVLPGSRLKGEANLLVFPNLDSANITMNVVKQTLDALHVGPILMGPSRPAHILTPSVTSRGVVNMTALAVVEANRRNALLTAKDKEVDTGDYFRRHRRIIPT, from the coding sequence ATGACAACCAAAAGCGGTAAAAAGAAACTTTCGGAGCTTGAAGAAGCAGCATTGTTTTTTCATCAATATCCAAAGCCGGGAAAATTAGAAATTCATGCAACCAAACCCTTGGGAAACCAACGCGATTTGGCATTAGCCTACTCGCCGGGTGTTGCCGCTCCTTGTCTTGCTATTCATGATGACCCTAATCTTGCTGCTCAATATACGTCAAGAGCTAATCTTGTTGCGGTTATTTCGAATGGTACCGCAGTTTTGGGCCTTGGCAATATTGGTCCATTAGCATCTAAACCGGTAATGGAAGGTAAGGCTGTCCTTTTTAAGAAATTTGCCAATATTGATGTTTTTGATATTGAGATCGAAGCTCCAACAATTGAATCAATGGTAAAGACCATTTCGTCTTTAGAACCTACTTTTGGCGGTATCAACCTTGAAGATATTAAAGCACCTGAATGTTTCGAGGTTGAAGACCAATTACGTAAAATCATGAAAATACCTGTTTTTCATGATGATCAGCATGGTACAGCCATTATTGTTGCTGCTGCTGTCATCAATGCGCTTTCTCTTGCCAATAAGCGTATTGAACATGCAAAAATCGTAACTTCTGGCGCCGGTGCGGCTGCTCTTGCCTGCCTCAATCTTCTTGTTTCATTGGGCGCTCGGCGCGAAAACATTTGGGTCAGCGATATTGAAGGCGTTGTCTTTGAAGGACGTAACAGCCTCATGGATAGATGGAAAGAAGTTTACGCGCAGCAAACTGATGCACGCACTCTAAGTGAAGTCATTAAAGATGCCGATATTTTTCTTGGTCTTTCAGCTGGCGGAGTATTGAAGCCAGAATTGTTAAAATCAATGGCTGAAAAGCCCCTCGTCATGGCTCTTGCCAATCCAACACCAGAAATTATGCCAGAAGAGGCGCGCAAAGTTCGTCCTGATGCGATGATTTGTACTGGGCGTTCTGACTATCCTAATCAGGTTAATAATGTCCTGTGCTTCCCACATATTTTTCGTGGTGCATTGGATGTTGGTGCAACCGCTATCAATGAAGAAATGAAACGAGCGGCAGTGTTTGCCATTGCAGCACTTGCGCAAGAGGAAACCTCTGATACGGCTGCAAAAGCCTATAGTGGCGAAGTACCCAAATTTGGTCCAGATTACCTAATTCCCTCGCCTTTTGATAATCGCCTTATTTTGCGTATTGCTCCAGCTGTTGCTAAAGCTGCACTGGAGACAGGTGTTGCTTTACGTCCAATTACCGATATGGAGCACTACCTTGAAGAGTTAAATCGCTTCGTTTTCCGTTCGGGACTTATTATGAAGCCAGTTTTTGCCACGGCAAAAAGCTCCAAGGTAAAACGGGTGATTTACGCAGATGGTGAAGATGAGCGTGTATTGCGGGCTGCTCAAGTCGTATTAGAAGAAAAGACAGCCATTCCGATACTTATTGGAAGGCCTAATGTTATTGATGTAAGGCTAAGACGCTTTGGTTTAAAAATTAGACCAAATGAAGATTTTGAGCTGATAAATCCCGATGACGATCCACGCTATCGTGATTATGTGGATCTCTTTTTAAGCTATACAGGTAGACGCGGCGTCACGCCAGAAGTTGCCCGCACAATTGTTCGTACATCAACAACAGCAATTGCGGCTTTGGCTGTTATGCGCGACGAAGCTGATGCTATGATTTGTGGTCTTGGCGGCCGCTTTGAGCGCAATTTGCAATTGGTTGAACAAATAATCGGCCTTGAGCCGGGCGTATCTGGTTTCTCGGCATTAAGTTTGCTTATCTCACAGCGCACGCCAATATTTTTTACAGACACCTATGTTAATCAAGATCCAACAGCAGAAGAATTGGTTGAAATTGCTTGGCTTGCCGCGCAAGAGCTACAGGGCTTTGGTATTGAACCCAAAATTGCTTTTGTTTCACACTCTAATTTTGGTTCGAAAAGCAGCAAAAGCGCCGAAAAAATGCGCGAAACCGCTAATCTATTTGCGCAACGTTTTCCAGAAATTGAAGCAGATGGTGAAATGCATGGTGATTCAGCTTTATCGCAATCTTTACGTGATCGCGTTTTACCAGGTTCACGCTTAAAGGGTGAAGCAAATCTTCTGGTATTTCCTAATCTTGATTCAGCCAATATTACCATGAATGTTGTCAAGCAAACCCTTGATGCATTGCATGTTGGCCCTATTCTAATGGGACCTTCAAGACCAGCCCATATTTTAACACCTTCAGTTACATCGCGCGGCGTTGTTAATATGACTGCCCTAGCTGTAGTTGAAGCAAATCGCAGAAATGCACTCTTAACCGCAAAGGATAAAGAGGTTGATACGGGAGATTATTTCCGTCGCCATCGCCGTATTATCCCAACCTAA
- a CDS encoding ABC transporter permease — MAEKQKNNPDSWAKPSVASENKNGATTIALSGHWTTHTIYLVDNEMRMLEKLGNQRVVLSLSNIDGLDTGGAWLIERLAYRLHNNQCEVSIEGSKPGWESLLKSVGAAVPSQDEIKKPKKDNALILTVGGLGRVMMSGFSDFVMAMNILGSTLIGPQGKRADGRSSINFTAIVAQVQKMGVGAIPIISLMSFIVGAIIAQQGAFQLRNFGAEPYAVDLVGILVFRELAVLMTAIMIAGRSGSAITAELGSMKMQEEIDALKVMGFNPVSVLVFPRLVALVFALPLLTIIADLAALLGAACVLLAYSGIPFGAFMDRLSESVTVSTLFVGLIKAPFMAMVIGIIASVEGMKVEGSSESLGARVTSSVVKAIFVVIVLDGFFAIFYAAINF; from the coding sequence ATGGCAGAAAAACAAAAAAATAATCCCGATAGTTGGGCTAAGCCTAGTGTGGCAAGTGAAAATAAAAATGGTGCTACAACAATAGCATTAAGTGGTCATTGGACTACGCATACTATCTACTTAGTAGATAATGAAATGCGTATGCTTGAAAAACTGGGTAATCAAAGGGTTGTTCTTTCGCTTAGCAATATTGATGGGCTTGATACAGGTGGGGCGTGGTTAATCGAGCGTCTCGCCTACCGCCTCCATAATAATCAATGCGAAGTTTCTATTGAAGGCTCAAAGCCCGGGTGGGAATCCTTGCTGAAATCTGTTGGCGCAGCCGTTCCATCGCAAGATGAAATTAAAAAGCCAAAAAAAGACAATGCACTCATTTTGACGGTGGGTGGTTTGGGTCGCGTAATGATGAGCGGCTTTAGTGATTTTGTTATGGCAATGAATATCTTAGGTTCCACTTTGATTGGGCCTCAAGGTAAGCGAGCCGATGGGCGGAGCAGTATAAACTTTACCGCCATTGTTGCGCAAGTTCAGAAAATGGGTGTTGGCGCAATTCCGATTATATCGCTTATGTCATTTATTGTTGGAGCAATTATTGCTCAGCAAGGTGCTTTCCAATTGCGGAATTTTGGCGCCGAACCCTATGCTGTCGATCTTGTTGGCATACTTGTGTTTCGCGAATTAGCCGTATTAATGACAGCAATCATGATAGCGGGTCGTTCTGGTAGTGCTATTACTGCGGAGCTTGGCTCTATGAAAATGCAAGAGGAGATAGATGCGCTAAAGGTTATGGGGTTCAATCCTGTTAGTGTTCTAGTTTTCCCCCGCTTGGTTGCGTTGGTTTTTGCTCTACCATTATTAACAATTATAGCTGATTTAGCTGCTTTATTGGGTGCAGCATGTGTCTTGTTGGCCTATTCGGGTATACCTTTTGGCGCCTTTATGGATCGTCTTTCAGAATCAGTAACCGTAAGTACTTTATTTGTTGGTCTTATCAAAGCCCCATTTATGGCAATGGTTATCGGCATTATTGCTTCGGTTGAAGGCATGAAGGTTGAAGGTAGCTCTGAATCTCTTGGTGCCCGAGTGACATCATCAGTTGTTAAAGCTATTTTTGTGGTGATTGTGTTGGATGGTTTCTTTGCAATTTTTTATGCAGCGATCAATTTTTAA
- a CDS encoding zinc-binding dehydrogenase, giving the protein MRALQLLDDRRLEITDIAEPDAPAIGEVTVRIKAVALNHIDVWGWRGMAFAKRKMPLVIGAEASGEVIAIGEGVSSFYPGQLVSIYGARTCGLCKACREGCDNLCEHVSGVHGFHLDGFACEKVNLPARLLVPAPPGVDAIGAAVAPVTFGTVEHMLFDNAKLQPGETILIHAGGSGIGSAAIQLAKKMGCTIITTVGSDDKIEKARALGADHVINYREDRFEGVVRKLTRKKGVDVVFEHVGATTWAGSMLCMKRGARLVTCGSTSGVSTQMNLMQLFQQQLKILGSFGCRMENMADAMQKMAQGLVHPVIDTIVGFEEIDIALSRMEGRDVFGKIILKID; this is encoded by the coding sequence ATGCGCGCGCTGCAATTGCTAGATGATCGCCGCCTTGAAATTACCGATATAGCAGAACCAGATGCGCCAGCTATTGGCGAAGTTACTGTACGCATTAAAGCTGTTGCACTCAATCATATCGATGTTTGGGGTTGGCGCGGCATGGCCTTTGCCAAACGTAAAATGCCGCTCGTCATCGGTGCAGAGGCATCTGGTGAAGTTATTGCCATCGGTGAAGGCGTTAGCTCTTTTTATCCAGGGCAATTGGTTTCAATTTATGGCGCCAGAACCTGCGGGCTTTGCAAGGCATGCCGCGAAGGTTGCGACAATCTATGTGAGCATGTAAGCGGCGTGCATGGCTTTCACCTTGATGGTTTTGCTTGCGAAAAAGTAAATCTACCCGCACGTCTTTTAGTGCCAGCTCCTCCCGGTGTTGATGCAATTGGCGCAGCTGTCGCACCAGTAACTTTTGGTACAGTTGAGCACATGCTTTTTGACAATGCCAAGCTACAACCAGGTGAAACTATTTTGATCCATGCTGGCGGATCTGGTATTGGTTCTGCCGCTATTCAACTTGCCAAAAAAATGGGGTGTACAATCATCACCACGGTTGGCTCAGATGACAAAATTGAAAAGGCGCGCGCATTAGGTGCCGATCATGTTATTAATTACCGCGAAGATCGCTTTGAAGGTGTAGTACGCAAGCTAACCCGCAAAAAAGGTGTTGATGTTGTTTTTGAACATGTCGGCGCAACCACTTGGGCAGGTTCAATGTTATGCATGAAACGTGGTGCCCGTCTCGTGACTTGCGGTTCCACTTCAGGCGTTTCAACTCAAATGAATTTGATGCAGCTTTTCCAACAACAATTGAAGATTTTAGGTTCATTTGGTTGCCGCATGGAAAATATGGCAGATGCTATGCAAAAAATGGCACAAGGCTTGGTTCATCCAGTAATTGACACCATCGTTGGTTTTGAAGAGATCGATATAGCACTTAGCCGCATGGAAGGTCGAGATGTCTTTGGAAAAATTATTCTAAAGATAGATTGA
- a CDS encoding beta-ketoacyl-ACP synthase encodes MSQYLDHLGRPIVAITGMGVVSSLGIGKEENWHKLTNGISGIHAISRFPTENLATRIAGTVDFLPESQLGASTLSEKLALLAGREALEEAGFAGKNFDGPLVLAAPPVELAWKSRFALDDEVRDQGEASYQLALQACAQKPHDEFYNSTQFGFIAERIADEFGTRGLPVTLSTACASGATAIQTGVEAIRRGETDRVLAIGTDGSVTAEALIRFSLLSALSTQNEHPEKASKPFAKGRDGFVIAEGSGALVLETLESAVKRGANILGILAGCGETADDFHRTRSKPDASPAIGSIHKALADAGLNVMDVGYINAHGTSTPENEKMEYLAMSTVFGDNIQNIPVSSNKSMIGHTLTAAGAIEAVFSLLTIRSGILPPTINYQEADPTIPLDVVANIARTAEVDTVLSNSFGFGGQNSSLVIKAYKN; translated from the coding sequence ATGTCTCAATATCTTGATCATCTAGGTCGTCCAATTGTTGCCATTACTGGTATGGGGGTTGTTTCCTCGCTTGGGATTGGCAAGGAAGAAAATTGGCATAAATTGACGAATGGCATAAGCGGCATTCATGCGATTAGCCGTTTTCCAACTGAGAACCTTGCAACGCGTATTGCCGGCACTGTTGATTTTTTACCAGAAAGTCAGCTTGGCGCTTCTACTTTATCGGAAAAATTGGCATTGCTCGCCGGACGAGAAGCCCTTGAAGAAGCTGGTTTTGCCGGAAAAAATTTTGATGGCCCACTTGTTTTAGCAGCCCCACCAGTAGAACTTGCATGGAAAAGTCGCTTTGCCTTGGATGATGAGGTACGCGACCAAGGTGAAGCATCCTATCAATTGGCTTTACAAGCTTGTGCTCAAAAACCTCATGATGAATTCTATAATTCCACTCAATTCGGCTTTATTGCTGAGCGAATTGCTGACGAATTTGGAACGCGTGGTTTACCGGTAACTTTATCGACAGCTTGCGCATCAGGTGCCACCGCAATTCAAACGGGAGTTGAAGCGATCAGGCGCGGCGAAACAGACCGTGTATTGGCAATTGGAACCGATGGATCGGTAACAGCAGAAGCACTTATCCGTTTTTCACTTTTATCAGCCTTATCCACGCAAAATGAACATCCAGAAAAAGCCTCTAAACCTTTTGCAAAAGGGCGCGATGGCTTTGTTATTGCTGAAGGTTCTGGTGCTTTGGTTTTAGAAACATTGGAAAGTGCGGTTAAACGCGGTGCCAATATATTAGGAATCTTGGCAGGCTGTGGTGAAACCGCCGATGATTTCCATCGTACTCGCTCTAAACCTGATGCGTCTCCTGCGATAGGCTCGATCCACAAAGCTTTAGCCGATGCTGGTCTTAATGTTATGGATGTTGGCTATATTAACGCCCATGGCACTTCAACGCCTGAGAATGAAAAAATGGAATACCTTGCCATGTCGACGGTATTCGGCGATAACATTCAAAATATCCCCGTATCTTCGAATAAATCGATGATTGGCCATACGTTAACCGCAGCAGGCGCTATTGAAGCCGTGTTTTCACTGTTAACAATTCGTTCAGGTATTTTGCCGCCAACAATTAATTATCAAGAAGCTGACCCAACAATACCGCTTGATGTTGTAGCTAATATTGCCCGCACAGCAGAAGTTGATACAGTATTATCAAACTCTTTTGGCTTTGGTGGTCAAAATAGCAGTCTGGTAATTAAAGCTTATAAAAACTAA
- a CDS encoding SDR family oxidoreductase, giving the protein MDLGLKNKKAIICASSKGLGKACAFSLARAGCEITINGRDKEILQKAADEIQMATGVKVSIVNADVSTKEGQKALLSACPDPDILVNNNGGPAYKNFRQLDRQTILAGLEQNMVTPIELIQAVIDGMVSRKFGRIVNITSTSVYRPIPGLDLSSGARAGLTAFLAGVAQVVVSSNVTINNLLPGAFATDRLKGSLENEQRTSGLPLDDIYKHRMAHIPAKRFGNPEEFGDACAFLCSSKSGYITGQNLVIDGGSYASAF; this is encoded by the coding sequence ATGGATCTTGGTTTAAAAAATAAAAAAGCAATTATCTGTGCCTCGAGCAAAGGACTTGGCAAAGCTTGTGCATTTTCGTTGGCGCGCGCTGGTTGCGAAATCACCATTAATGGTAGAGATAAAGAAATCTTGCAAAAAGCTGCTGATGAAATTCAGATGGCAACGGGCGTTAAAGTTTCAATCGTCAATGCTGATGTCTCAACCAAGGAAGGGCAAAAAGCTCTATTATCCGCCTGCCCCGACCCTGATATCCTTGTAAACAACAATGGCGGTCCGGCTTATAAAAACTTTAGGCAGCTAGATCGGCAAACAATTCTGGCTGGATTGGAGCAAAATATGGTTACTCCAATCGAGCTTATTCAGGCTGTAATTGATGGCATGGTAAGCCGTAAATTTGGTAGAATTGTTAACATCACGTCAACTTCGGTTTATCGACCTATTCCTGGGCTTGATCTATCATCTGGTGCTCGTGCTGGCTTAACTGCTTTTTTAGCAGGGGTTGCGCAAGTCGTAGTATCCAGTAATGTTACCATTAACAATCTTTTGCCTGGGGCGTTTGCCACTGACCGACTAAAGGGCTCACTCGAAAATGAGCAAAGGACAAGTGGACTTCCATTAGATGATATTTACAAGCACCGCATGGCGCATATTCCTGCAAAGCGCTTTGGTAATCCGGAAGAATTTGGTGATGCTTGTGCTTTCTTATGCTCATCAAAATCGGGTTATATAACAGGCCAAAACTTGGTTATTGACGGCGGCTCTTATGCAAGTGCTTTTTAA
- the cobM gene encoding precorrin-4 C(11)-methyltransferase, producing MTVHFIGAGPGAADLITVRGLRLLQSCPICLYAGSLIPKDLLTDLPPHIKRISSHDMTLDQIIELVKDAHNKGQDIARLHSGDPSLYGAIAEQIRCLEDIGIPYDITPGVPSFVAAAAAMKQELTLPGINQSIILTRTSKNSSAMPEKETLTHLGASGATIVIHLSATNPDTIIQQLSPLYGDTCPVVIAANVSWDNEKIIPTTLSELKISLDEHNISRTALIFVGPALAQQNFLNSYLYSEK from the coding sequence ATGACAGTGCATTTCATTGGTGCGGGCCCAGGTGCTGCAGATCTCATCACTGTGCGCGGCCTTAGACTATTACAATCCTGTCCTATTTGTCTTTATGCCGGCTCTCTTATTCCTAAAGATTTGCTGACAGATTTGCCCCCCCATATCAAACGCATTAGTAGCCATGATATGACACTTGATCAAATTATTGAGCTCGTCAAGGATGCTCATAATAAGGGACAAGATATAGCACGCTTACATTCGGGTGACCCATCACTCTATGGTGCAATTGCCGAGCAGATACGTTGTCTTGAGGATATTGGTATTCCTTACGATATAACTCCTGGCGTTCCCTCATTTGTAGCTGCAGCTGCGGCTATGAAACAAGAATTAACCCTGCCAGGAATTAACCAGTCAATTATTCTTACCCGTACTTCAAAAAACTCATCCGCTATGCCTGAAAAAGAAACTTTAACGCATTTAGGGGCATCTGGCGCAACAATCGTAATACATTTATCTGCTACAAACCCAGATACAATCATCCAACAATTATCACCGCTTTATGGGGACACATGTCCTGTTGTTATTGCAGCAAATGTTAGCTGGGACAATGAAAAAATAATACCTACAACGCTCTCAGAGCTTAAAATAAGTCTTGATGAGCATAATATTTCACGCACAGCACTTATTTTCGTTGGACCAGCATTAGCACAGCAAAATTTTTTAAATTCTTATCTTTATTCCGAAAAATAA
- a CDS encoding ABC transporter ATP-binding protein, translating into MNDKEINISNQQELVANPASNDAIISVRDVTVRFGTKTVLDGLDLDIQRGEILGFIGPSGAGKSVLMRTILGLNSKESGQINILGKNIDAISDREKTQIDMRMGVLFQHGALFSALTVLENIRIPMQQYLRMPPKLMNELARMKIELVGLEADAADKYPSELSGGMIKRAALARSLALDPHIVFLDEPTSGLDPIGAADFDELIADLRDTMGLTVYMVTHDLDSLYSICDRVAVLGGKKVAAEGTIEDMLESDVPWIKSYFHGKRSRSISTDSSRRRKGAKTEANS; encoded by the coding sequence ATGAATGATAAAGAAATAAATATATCTAATCAACAAGAACTAGTCGCAAATCCAGCATCGAATGATGCAATTATTTCCGTGCGCGATGTCACAGTGCGCTTTGGAACTAAAACTGTTCTTGATGGCTTAGACCTTGATATTCAACGTGGTGAAATTTTAGGTTTTATTGGTCCTTCAGGTGCTGGTAAATCCGTATTAATGCGCACTATTCTTGGGCTTAATTCAAAAGAATCAGGGCAAATCAATATTTTAGGAAAAAATATTGATGCGATAAGCGATAGGGAAAAAACGCAAATTGATATGCGCATGGGGGTATTATTTCAACACGGGGCATTGTTTTCGGCCCTTACTGTATTGGAAAATATTCGTATTCCCATGCAGCAATATTTACGCATGCCGCCAAAACTTATGAATGAATTGGCGCGCATGAAAATTGAGCTTGTGGGCTTGGAGGCCGATGCTGCCGATAAATATCCATCGGAATTATCAGGTGGTATGATTAAACGTGCCGCTCTTGCACGTTCATTGGCTCTTGACCCACATATTGTATTTCTTGATGAGCCGACCTCGGGTCTTGATCCGATTGGTGCGGCTGATTTTGATGAACTTATTGCTGATTTACGTGATACAATGGGGCTTACTGTTTATATGGTAACCCATGATCTTGACAGTCTTTACTCCATTTGTGATCGCGTGGCGGTTTTAGGTGGTAAAAAGGTTGCAGCAGAAGGAACAATTGAAGATATGCTTGAAAGTGATGTACCTTGGATTAAATCATATTTCCATGGCAAACGTTCACGTAGCATAAGTACCGATTCATCCCGGCGCCGTAAAGGGGCAAAGACAGAGGCAAATAGTTAA
- a CDS encoding acyl carrier protein, with amino-acid sequence MSSTFDKVADIIAETSEIDRDTITPESHTIDDLGIDSLDFLDIVFAIDKEFGIKIPLEQWTQEVNDGKAETEEYFVLKNLCAKIDELVAAKAAS; translated from the coding sequence TTGTCCTCAACATTTGACAAAGTCGCCGATATTATTGCTGAAACCAGTGAAATTGATCGTGATACAATTACACCTGAGAGCCACACGATTGATGACCTAGGGATCGACAGCCTTGATTTCCTTGATATCGTTTTTGCTATTGATAAGGAATTTGGCATTAAAATTCCACTTGAGCAATGGACACAAGAAGTTAATGACGGCAAAGCTGAAACAGAGGAATATTTTGTCCTTAAAAATCTTTGCGCCAAGATTGATGAACTTGTTGCAGCAAAAGCTGCCAGCTAA
- a CDS encoding lipid A biosynthesis lauroyl acyltransferase, translating into MLKLRIKLFIYRLKMKFKDWWNWLWAHIAAGMLVSIKFLPAKPSIAFFANFASLIGPMTPRHQVALKNLRAAFPEKDDKEIKSIAREMWRNMGRLFAEYVFLDEIFDFDPTSDKPGFVEVEGEEIFKRIRDENKPHIFFTAHTGNFELLPICAATYDLDVMALFRPPNNPYIAKRVLKARRTKMGHLVPSKAGSAWVLAGRLQENGNVGMLVDQKFRRGLNTTFFNLPVKTNPLLAKLARQYDCDVYPARCIRLPEGRYKLQLFDKVELPKNAEGAIDTNASVQLINDIVENWVREYPGQWMWFHKRWEK; encoded by the coding sequence ATGTTAAAACTTCGTATCAAGTTATTTATTTACCGTCTTAAAATGAAATTTAAAGATTGGTGGAATTGGTTATGGGCGCATATTGCGGCTGGCATGTTGGTATCGATTAAGTTTTTACCAGCAAAGCCAAGTATTGCGTTTTTTGCTAATTTTGCCAGTTTAATTGGACCAATGACCCCTCGTCATCAGGTAGCACTTAAAAACCTTCGTGCTGCTTTTCCTGAAAAAGACGATAAGGAAATAAAATCGATTGCGCGTGAAATGTGGCGCAATATGGGGCGTCTTTTTGCTGAATATGTTTTTCTTGATGAAATTTTCGATTTCGACCCAACATCAGATAAGCCTGGTTTTGTAGAGGTTGAAGGAGAGGAAATATTCAAGCGCATCAGAGATGAGAATAAGCCACATATTTTCTTTACAGCTCATACCGGAAATTTTGAGCTTTTACCGATTTGTGCAGCAACCTACGATCTTGATGTGATGGCGCTATTTAGGCCACCTAATAACCCTTACATCGCAAAGAGGGTTTTAAAAGCCCGCCGCACTAAGATGGGGCATTTGGTTCCTTCCAAAGCTGGATCGGCTTGGGTTCTTGCCGGTCGCCTGCAAGAAAACGGTAACGTGGGAATGTTGGTAGATCAAAAGTTTCGTCGCGGATTGAACACAACATTTTTCAATTTGCCAGTTAAAACAAATCCATTACTGGCCAAATTAGCCCGTCAATATGATTGCGACGTTTATCCTGCCCGTTGTATCCGCTTACCTGAAGGTCGATATAAGTTACAACTTTTCGATAAGGTTGAACTACCCAAAAACGCTGAAGGTGCAATTGACACCAATGCTAGTGTTCAATTGATAAATGATATTGTTGAAAATTGGGTTAGAGAATATCCTGGGCAATGGATGTGGTTTCATAAAAGATGGGAAAAATAG
- a CDS encoding beta-ketoacyl-ACP synthase, producing the protein MQEKSVFITGIGLISSLGEGVDHHWQQINGKPQPNLDEARFAPYMVHALGEVDWNSQIPKRSDQRQMETWQRLGTYAAGLALEDAGMKGNEALTSTMDMIVAAGGGERDINVDQLILSKGREAGIDREVLLNKMLSTELRPTLFLAQLSNLLAGNISIVHKVTGSSRTFMGEEGSGIAALETAAARIRGGQSTHTLVGASYNSEHYDMLLGYALGGYLQKDKWSSVWERDFAHGGGAITGTSGVFLVLEEAEQAKARGATIYGELKKIVTDQTNRKKQPLEVSLTSMLDKVGAKDNDFAISGASGIIDITNQERAALEKTGLSYRGFASLFGHMREAQFLFATALAAIAVQKQSAFPPLSTNEKAYEGEVKDAFAITAGVSRAEGIAHITRA; encoded by the coding sequence ATGCAAGAAAAATCCGTTTTCATCACCGGTATTGGCTTAATCTCTTCACTTGGTGAGGGTGTAGATCATCATTGGCAACAAATAAACGGTAAACCACAGCCCAATTTGGATGAAGCACGCTTTGCGCCCTATATGGTTCATGCTTTAGGAGAAGTTGATTGGAATAGTCAAATTCCAAAGCGCAGCGATCAACGTCAAATGGAAACATGGCAACGTCTTGGTACCTATGCCGCAGGTCTTGCCCTAGAAGATGCTGGCATGAAAGGTAATGAAGCTTTAACTTCAACCATGGATATGATCGTTGCAGCAGGCGGCGGTGAGCGCGACATTAATGTTGATCAGTTGATTTTATCTAAAGGCAGAGAAGCAGGTATTGACCGCGAAGTGCTGCTTAATAAGATGCTATCAACCGAATTGCGACCTACCCTTTTTCTTGCCCAACTATCCAACCTACTTGCAGGTAATATTTCTATTGTCCATAAAGTAACTGGTTCATCGCGCACATTTATGGGTGAAGAGGGTTCGGGTATAGCAGCGCTTGAAACTGCCGCTGCTCGCATTAGAGGCGGCCAAAGTACTCACACATTGGTTGGCGCATCTTATAATAGCGAACATTATGATATGTTGCTTGGCTATGCTTTGGGCGGCTATTTGCAAAAAGATAAATGGTCATCGGTTTGGGAGCGCGATTTTGCCCATGGTGGCGGCGCTATAACTGGCACAAGTGGCGTTTTTCTTGTTCTTGAAGAAGCTGAGCAAGCAAAGGCGCGTGGCGCCACCATTTATGGTGAATTGAAAAAAATTGTTACTGACCAAACAAATCGAAAAAAGCAGCCATTAGAAGTAAGTTTAACTAGCATGTTGGATAAGGTTGGTGCAAAAGATAATGATTTTGCAATAAGCGGTGCATCCGGTATTATTGATATAACCAATCAAGAGCGTGCAGCATTAGAAAAAACGGGCCTTTCCTATCGTGGTTTTGCCAGTCTTTTTGGCCATATGCGTGAAGCACAGTTTTTATTTGCAACAGCCCTTGCAGCAATAGCTGTACAAAAACAAAGCGCGTTCCCACCACTTAGCACCAATGAAAAAGCCTATGAAGGTGAAGTAAAAGATGCATTTGCCATCACAGCAGGTGTTTCACGCGCTGAAGGTATTGCGCATATTACGCGCGCATAA